From one Oligoflexus sp. genomic stretch:
- a CDS encoding transporter substrate-binding domain-containing protein codes for MRIMLLLSLLTLAGPAHAAAPTEIRFCLEDKAIYPLYNKPGLEDSKYPGILVEFARHVSRKHGVKLNLMRRPPTACRVLMKAGSVDAYGIVSYRTDREDWAVYPKLPDGTVDTRTIFKQSGYFLYSRQDKVLPWDGTNLGTLKGLRIGSSEGYSINEELKAAGASVETFKSVDAMYTRLMEKQLDGLALHSNRINKKLNMGLRKYEGPLKMNDYYFTFSKAFYENHKEFCEKIWKDSVMFEESAEGKKAMTGYESLDDFPRE; via the coding sequence ATGCGCATCATGCTCCTCCTTAGCCTTCTGACTTTGGCCGGCCCTGCCCATGCCGCCGCGCCGACGGAAATCAGGTTCTGTCTGGAAGACAAAGCCATCTATCCGCTTTATAACAAACCCGGCCTGGAAGACTCGAAATACCCGGGGATTCTCGTTGAATTCGCGCGCCACGTAAGCCGGAAGCATGGCGTGAAGCTGAACCTGATGCGGCGCCCGCCCACCGCCTGCCGCGTCCTGATGAAAGCAGGCAGCGTGGATGCCTATGGAATCGTCAGCTATAGGACCGATCGCGAGGACTGGGCCGTCTATCCGAAACTCCCCGATGGAACCGTGGATACCCGGACCATCTTCAAGCAGTCGGGCTATTTTCTTTATTCCAGGCAGGACAAGGTTCTGCCCTGGGACGGGACCAATCTCGGCACTCTGAAAGGCCTGCGTATCGGCAGCAGCGAGGGTTATTCGATCAACGAGGAATTGAAGGCAGCCGGCGCGAGCGTGGAAACATTCAAATCGGTGGACGCGATGTATACAAGGCTCATGGAAAAGCAGCTCGATGGCCTTGCGCTGCATTCCAATCGCATCAACAAAAAGCTGAATATGGGACTTCGGAAGTATGAAGGACCGCTCAAGATGAACGACTACTACTTCACCTTTTCCAAGGCTTTCTATGAAAATCATAAGGAATTCTGTGAAAAGATCTGGAAGGATTCGGTGATGTTCGAGGAATCAGCGGAAGGGAAGAAGGCGATGACCGGCTACGAATCGCTTGACGACTTTCCGCGGGAATGA
- a CDS encoding substrate-binding periplasmic protein — MRLLLFAVTGCLAFNGLAKAQEHKQQPIVINDPEWPPYFFAGRPDNPPGLMKEILTECSARLQMPFEFKHQPIERMQVGMEQGTLDINIFSYKKEREKVMDFGKEVMLTSRYIPIVRADSNYSIKSIKDFDPYRLGHTIGLRYSKEFYDYVLKRKSAQRLDESSKEEFNIRKLDANRIDIFVSTDSTILWVAKRIGLLDKIKLMDLEIQKADYFIAVSKNSPRIPDRAAFIQKLEDCIRGMRKSGEVCGLYKKYEQPCAWK, encoded by the coding sequence ATGAGGTTGCTGCTTTTCGCCGTCACAGGATGCCTCGCTTTCAACGGGCTCGCAAAGGCCCAGGAACATAAGCAGCAGCCCATCGTGATCAACGATCCCGAGTGGCCACCCTATTTCTTCGCCGGCCGCCCCGACAATCCCCCCGGCCTTATGAAGGAAATCCTGACAGAATGCTCGGCGCGCCTGCAGATGCCTTTTGAATTCAAACACCAGCCGATCGAACGCATGCAGGTGGGGATGGAACAGGGCACCCTGGACATCAACATCTTTTCCTATAAAAAAGAACGGGAAAAGGTCATGGACTTCGGCAAGGAAGTGATGCTCACCTCCCGCTATATTCCAATCGTCCGTGCGGACAGCAACTATTCCATAAAATCCATCAAGGACTTCGATCCGTACCGGCTGGGGCACACGATCGGCCTCCGCTATTCCAAAGAATTCTATGACTACGTCTTGAAGCGGAAGTCCGCGCAGCGGCTCGATGAAAGTTCCAAAGAGGAATTCAATATCCGAAAGCTCGATGCCAATCGCATCGACATCTTTGTCTCGACCGACTCCACCATCCTTTGGGTTGCCAAACGCATTGGACTTTTGGATAAAATAAAGCTGATGGACCTTGAAATCCAGAAAGCTGATTATTTCATAGCCGTCTCGAAGAATTCACCGCGCATCCCGGATCGCGCCGCCTTCATCCAAAAGCTTGAAGACTGCATTCGGGGTATGCGTAAATCCGGTGAAGTCTGCGGTCTTTACAAAAAATACGAACAGCCCTGTGCCTGGAAATAG
- a CDS encoding phospholipase D-like domain-containing protein: MSIVRVAGLFVSLLFLGCSTLPDASDPVAQIQLVESFPSETDLGSSDLPKAEAVWMDMISRARQTIDVGQFYVQNVPHSSLDRVLKSMEAATQRGIRIRFLVDEAFVKRYPDDTGKAVEAIKKWTNTEVRITNRWAKTGGIQHAKYFIVDGRDAFLGSQNFDWRALDHIKELGYRFRSPPLVTSLSAVFQDDWDKALDKDAAQELDPEKFQPAVWKDADGTIHTVSLKVSPNPDSKNPALWDLPALLDMIRKAKSQVRIAAMLYKPIFYDKRAWTELESVLIEAAQRGVKVQVMVDAKNKEQYFKGLIEGGVQVGFVKIPTHSSGTIPYARLIHAKYMVVDDRMAWLGTSNLEGDYFYNSRNISLLLDSPRFAASMGKVFDRYWTSPFTAFLKP; this comes from the coding sequence ATGAGTATCGTTCGCGTCGCAGGTCTTTTCGTTTCACTGCTATTCCTAGGCTGCTCGACTCTGCCCGATGCCTCTGATCCTGTGGCACAGATCCAGCTGGTCGAATCCTTTCCCTCGGAAACTGATCTGGGCAGCTCCGATCTTCCCAAAGCGGAAGCGGTGTGGATGGATATGATCAGCCGGGCACGGCAGACGATCGACGTCGGTCAATTCTATGTTCAGAATGTGCCACATTCCAGTTTGGATCGCGTGCTCAAATCCATGGAGGCCGCGACACAGCGTGGCATCAGGATTCGCTTTCTGGTGGATGAAGCCTTCGTGAAACGCTATCCCGATGATACCGGCAAGGCGGTGGAGGCCATCAAAAAATGGACGAATACGGAAGTCCGTATCACCAACCGCTGGGCCAAGACCGGCGGCATCCAGCATGCGAAATATTTCATCGTGGACGGACGTGACGCCTTTCTGGGCAGCCAGAACTTTGATTGGCGCGCGCTCGATCATATCAAAGAACTGGGTTATCGCTTCCGTTCCCCGCCCTTGGTCACAAGCCTCAGCGCTGTGTTCCAGGACGATTGGGACAAGGCCTTGGATAAGGACGCCGCGCAGGAGCTTGATCCCGAGAAATTCCAGCCCGCGGTGTGGAAAGATGCGGACGGAACCATCCATACGGTCAGCCTGAAGGTGAGCCCCAATCCCGACAGTAAAAATCCAGCCCTTTGGGATTTGCCGGCGCTCCTGGATATGATACGCAAGGCCAAAAGCCAGGTACGCATTGCGGCCATGCTCTATAAGCCTATATTTTACGACAAAAGAGCCTGGACAGAACTGGAATCCGTTTTGATCGAAGCGGCCCAGCGCGGCGTCAAAGTCCAGGTGATGGTGGATGCGAAAAACAAGGAGCAGTACTTCAAGGGCTTGATCGAAGGGGGAGTTCAGGTCGGATTTGTGAAAATCCCGACCCATAGCTCCGGCACGATACCCTATGCCCGACTCATTCATGCCAAATACATGGTCGTGGACGATCGCATGGCCTGGCTGGGAACGAGCAACCTCGAAGGCGACTACTTCTATAATTCCAGGAATATCAGCCTGCTTCTCGATAGCCCGCGTTTCGCCGCGTCCATGGGCAAGGTCTTCGACCGCTACTGGACCTCGCCCTTTACGGCTTTTTTAAAGCCTTAG
- a CDS encoding DsbA family oxidoreductase, which produces MNTIEIWSDILCPFCYIGKRRFQAALDALPQKEQFTVTWRSFELDPQAQRDYDLGIHELLARKYGRSLEWAKEMNANMEEQGRQLGLEFHMDRIVPTNSFDAHRLMHLGKSLGLQDAVSEKLFAAYFTEGRHIGRKETLLAIAQEAGLDAARAQTMLDSDDFTEAVRQDENEAQLFGLTGVPAFVLNRKYLISGAQPTEIFTQALQKLVGEPG; this is translated from the coding sequence GTGAATACGATAGAAATCTGGTCGGATATCCTTTGTCCTTTTTGCTACATTGGCAAGCGGCGCTTTCAGGCGGCGCTGGATGCCCTGCCCCAAAAGGAACAATTCACAGTCACCTGGCGGAGTTTTGAACTCGATCCCCAAGCCCAGCGTGATTACGATCTCGGCATCCATGAGCTTTTAGCGCGAAAATATGGTCGCTCTTTGGAATGGGCTAAGGAGATGAATGCCAACATGGAAGAACAGGGTCGACAGCTCGGTCTTGAGTTTCATATGGATCGTATCGTTCCCACCAATTCCTTCGACGCCCATCGCCTCATGCACCTGGGAAAAAGCCTTGGCCTGCAGGACGCTGTCAGCGAAAAACTCTTTGCGGCCTACTTCACCGAGGGTCGTCACATCGGAAGAAAAGAGACTCTGCTCGCGATCGCGCAGGAAGCCGGCCTGGACGCGGCCCGGGCGCAGACCATGCTGGATTCGGATGACTTCACCGAGGCCGTGCGGCAGGACGAGAATGAAGCGCAGCTTTTTGGTTTGACGGGTGTGCCGGCCTTTGTTTTGAATCGCAAGTATCTGATCTCGGGCGCGCAACCGACGGAAATCTTCACGCAAGCTTTGCAAAAACTCGTAGGTGAGCCCGGATGA
- a CDS encoding TonB-dependent receptor plug domain-containing protein gives MEVLGTHIKRIDVEGPSPVTTIEQEQIKQSGAESIGDVLRDDALNIFGSRREKSGGNFWSESSVELRGLGQARTLVLLNGKRLPRGGNWSVDLNIIPIAAVERVEILRDGASAIYGTDALGGVVNIITKKNFDGSAATIKALVPQDPGGQSKTLSYYQGVQLDKTQISFMLNFRDTDTVHWNQRKDILDTSKAYTDGGMPGNYVDARGYDKAFPNCPESNIVDSKCVDRYWEDSILQPSIQTLSFVSNFTHRLTDDLEVFGRAIVSRKNSEYQWGPVQPKNFFKVSKAAAVKMVEGLQINGVDYSTIFDAARSDRPITLKFAVEEAGPQKREGVADLFGLGLGVKGPIWDDFEWEVFVAADRTQQRDTQTNGAIKKSELIAKMEAGTYNPFKEYGERGAIDDIEFKPWAEVESGSREVNAKISGPLFELPAGTVQGAAGVIGVNEYFNADRDPQLNEKEADGTDFDGADFTGFTGTGNRLVTSAYAEVSVPVIERMELQLAARFDEYSDFGNTLNPKIGWRYAPVSWAYLRFSGGRGFRAPTLDELYRDEYPQFVTFTDAKTGSSMRMYIKGGGNKDLSPERSEAISYGLGLEPFAFMSVTADYWRMNLIDPISFSAMASLTQAEANGYDVSRFATITRDPITKDILDVVAPYQNMGRKEVAGYDLTSVLTQKTNGFGTFRLRSNHSVMLKYKTKDWPLDELTDRKGYGGSPRWRNNSSLGWSFDEYYASLSANTTAAQKSDPNRQNWVNYYTEYSSYLKYRAPWKGELSFGIVNLDNRKPPQNDRQPDINARLYSLLGRRFNLEYTQNF, from the coding sequence ATGGAGGTCCTCGGCACCCACATCAAAAGAATTGATGTGGAAGGACCTTCGCCCGTGACGACCATAGAACAGGAGCAGATCAAGCAGTCCGGAGCTGAGTCGATTGGTGACGTTCTGCGCGATGATGCTTTGAATATTTTCGGTTCCCGCCGCGAGAAATCCGGCGGCAACTTCTGGAGTGAATCGAGCGTGGAGCTCCGTGGACTTGGTCAGGCCCGGACTCTGGTTCTTCTGAACGGGAAACGGCTTCCTCGCGGCGGCAACTGGTCGGTTGATCTTAATATCATCCCGATTGCAGCTGTGGAACGTGTTGAAATTCTGCGCGATGGGGCCTCGGCTATCTATGGCACGGATGCGCTCGGCGGGGTCGTGAACATCATCACCAAGAAGAACTTTGACGGTTCGGCCGCCACCATAAAAGCTTTGGTGCCCCAGGATCCAGGAGGTCAATCCAAGACGCTTTCCTATTACCAGGGGGTGCAGCTGGATAAGACCCAGATCTCTTTCATGTTGAATTTTAGAGATACGGATACGGTTCACTGGAACCAGCGGAAAGATATTCTTGACACCAGCAAGGCCTACACCGATGGTGGTATGCCTGGCAACTATGTTGACGCTCGCGGTTACGACAAGGCCTTCCCCAATTGCCCAGAATCCAACATCGTGGATTCCAAGTGTGTGGATCGCTATTGGGAAGATAGTATCCTTCAGCCGTCGATACAGACCTTGAGTTTTGTCAGTAACTTTACACATCGTTTGACAGATGACCTTGAAGTCTTTGGACGCGCTATTGTCAGTCGAAAGAACTCGGAGTATCAATGGGGGCCGGTCCAGCCCAAGAACTTCTTTAAGGTCAGCAAAGCAGCTGCGGTCAAGATGGTTGAAGGGCTTCAGATCAATGGCGTCGACTATTCCACAATTTTCGATGCCGCGCGTAGCGACCGACCGATAACGTTAAAATTTGCCGTTGAAGAGGCTGGTCCACAGAAGCGTGAAGGCGTCGCTGATCTTTTCGGTTTGGGCCTAGGTGTCAAAGGGCCGATCTGGGACGATTTTGAGTGGGAAGTCTTTGTTGCGGCAGACAGAACCCAGCAGCGTGATACTCAAACCAATGGCGCGATCAAAAAGTCCGAGCTGATCGCGAAGATGGAAGCCGGAACTTACAACCCCTTTAAGGAATATGGCGAGCGCGGGGCGATTGACGACATTGAATTCAAGCCATGGGCGGAAGTGGAAAGCGGTTCGCGTGAGGTGAATGCGAAAATCAGTGGGCCACTGTTCGAACTGCCCGCAGGAACTGTTCAAGGAGCGGCCGGCGTGATCGGCGTGAATGAATACTTCAATGCCGACCGTGATCCTCAGTTGAATGAGAAAGAAGCCGATGGCACTGACTTTGATGGTGCGGACTTTACCGGCTTCACAGGTACGGGCAATCGCCTTGTAACCTCGGCCTATGCTGAAGTGAGTGTGCCTGTCATCGAGCGTATGGAACTCCAATTGGCCGCCCGTTTCGATGAATACAGTGATTTCGGAAATACCTTGAATCCCAAGATCGGCTGGCGCTATGCACCCGTCTCCTGGGCTTATCTGCGCTTTTCAGGCGGTCGCGGATTCCGTGCGCCGACTCTCGATGAACTCTATCGCGATGAATATCCTCAATTCGTGACGTTTACAGATGCGAAGACCGGGAGTTCGATGAGGATGTATATCAAGGGAGGTGGCAACAAGGACCTGTCTCCTGAGCGCTCCGAAGCGATCAGCTACGGACTGGGTCTGGAGCCTTTCGCGTTTATGTCCGTAACCGCTGACTACTGGCGTATGAACCTCATTGATCCCATCAGCTTCTCGGCGATGGCGTCCCTCACCCAGGCGGAGGCCAATGGCTATGACGTGAGCCGCTTCGCAACGATCACACGCGACCCTATCACCAAGGATATCCTGGACGTGGTCGCTCCTTATCAGAATATGGGACGCAAGGAAGTCGCCGGTTACGATCTCACATCTGTGCTTACCCAAAAAACCAATGGCTTTGGAACCTTCCGCCTGCGTTCCAACCATAGTGTGATGCTGAAGTATAAGACCAAGGATTGGCCTCTTGATGAGCTGACCGATCGTAAAGGTTATGGTGGTAGTCCTCGCTGGCGAAACAATTCCAGCCTGGGCTGGTCTTTTGATGAATACTACGCCTCGCTTTCGGCTAACACCACGGCCGCCCAGAAGAGTGATCCAAACCGTCAGAACTGGGTGAATTACTATACGGAATATTCAAGTTATCTGAAGTACAGAGCCCCATGGAAAGGCGAGCTTTCCTTCGGCATCGTGAACCTGGATAACCGCAAGCCTCCTCAAAACGACCGTCAGCCTGATATTAATGCCAGACTCTACAGTCTTTTGGGAAGGCGCTTCAATCTTGAATATACGCAGAATTTTTAA
- a CDS encoding sodium:proton antiporter yields the protein MSLSVPLMLSLALLIGVICQIIARFLQLPGIVLFLLAGVAFGPDGLGVIDPVTLGSRTTELIGMAVAVILFEGGMLLRMDAMKRNAVVIRRLITSGAVLTAIGGTFAARLIMDWSWSLSFLFGTLIIVTGPTVVTPLLHRIGIRRNLQTILQAEGVLIDPVGALIAVIGLEVVISGAPMDAAIGFADLGFRLAFGGVAGALGGMALVWILRRPHIVPDEYANILTLASALVIFQASNAIFHESGIMTVTIAGVVVGNGKLPTRHKMLEFKEQLTLLLIGLLFVVLTASIRLADIVELGWAGVFTVLSVMFIVRPIVVIWSSWGTKLGKRERLFMSFLAPRGIVAAAVASLFATRLAENGLSGGNQLRALVFLVIATTVILQGLSADFVAGFLGVRRPRNNGYVILGAHRLARALAQKLMEGDQDVVLLDRDDRKCREAERDGLRIIHGNIMEESVLKRAMVDTRRGVIGLVNNVGVNLEALRKVLQLSKAPRLYLTQKNRDVDHETLRSLMAVEAFGQPVDAVYWSHLLDRQQVELVTLVPKPGASGQASIQKHWQDKAYAVLPLTVTRAGQIEPYASDVDLASCSELTILLHSLSSTEILQEILQDGAWQQPVGTNA from the coding sequence ATGAGTCTGAGCGTTCCTTTGATGCTATCGCTGGCCCTCTTGATCGGAGTTATTTGTCAGATTATCGCGCGCTTTTTGCAGCTGCCTGGCATAGTCCTTTTTTTACTGGCCGGTGTTGCCTTTGGTCCGGATGGACTGGGGGTGATCGATCCCGTGACGCTGGGTTCGCGCACGACCGAGCTGATTGGAATGGCGGTAGCCGTGATTCTTTTCGAAGGCGGCATGCTGCTCCGCATGGATGCGATGAAGCGCAATGCTGTCGTCATTCGACGGCTCATTACCTCGGGCGCTGTACTGACAGCCATTGGCGGAACATTCGCTGCGCGTTTGATCATGGATTGGAGCTGGTCTCTGAGTTTTCTCTTCGGAACCCTGATCATAGTCACAGGTCCGACCGTCGTCACTCCGCTTTTGCATCGCATCGGCATCCGGCGTAATCTTCAGACCATACTGCAGGCCGAGGGTGTGCTGATCGATCCGGTCGGGGCTTTGATCGCGGTGATTGGACTTGAAGTCGTGATCAGCGGCGCTCCGATGGATGCCGCCATCGGTTTCGCGGACCTCGGCTTCCGACTGGCCTTCGGAGGTGTGGCTGGAGCCTTGGGTGGGATGGCTTTGGTCTGGATTCTGCGGCGGCCGCATATCGTTCCCGATGAATATGCCAACATCTTGACTCTAGCTTCCGCGCTCGTCATTTTTCAAGCGAGCAACGCGATCTTTCATGAAAGCGGGATCATGACGGTGACGATCGCCGGCGTGGTCGTAGGAAACGGCAAACTTCCCACGCGGCATAAAATGCTCGAATTCAAGGAGCAGCTGACGCTCCTCCTGATCGGACTTTTGTTTGTGGTGCTGACCGCTTCCATCCGTCTCGCCGATATAGTGGAACTTGGCTGGGCCGGAGTCTTTACCGTGCTGAGTGTCATGTTTATCGTGCGGCCCATCGTTGTGATCTGGAGTTCCTGGGGCACCAAGCTGGGCAAACGGGAGCGACTTTTCATGTCCTTCCTTGCGCCGCGAGGGATTGTGGCCGCGGCGGTAGCCTCACTTTTTGCCACGCGACTTGCGGAAAATGGTCTAAGCGGTGGCAATCAGCTTCGGGCTTTGGTCTTTCTCGTGATCGCGACCACTGTGATCCTGCAGGGCCTTAGCGCTGATTTCGTGGCCGGATTCCTGGGTGTGCGTCGGCCGCGGAATAACGGTTATGTGATTCTGGGCGCGCATCGACTCGCGCGGGCGCTGGCGCAGAAGCTCATGGAAGGTGATCAGGATGTGGTCCTGCTCGATCGAGATGACCGCAAATGTCGCGAGGCCGAACGCGATGGGCTGCGCATCATACATGGCAATATCATGGAAGAGTCGGTTTTAAAAAGGGCCATGGTGGATACGCGGCGCGGGGTCATCGGTCTTGTTAATAACGTCGGTGTGAATCTGGAGGCTTTGCGGAAGGTGCTGCAGCTATCCAAGGCCCCCCGGCTTTATCTGACGCAAAAAAACCGCGATGTCGATCACGAGACCTTGCGGAGCCTTATGGCGGTCGAAGCCTTCGGCCAGCCTGTGGATGCCGTTTATTGGAGCCATCTTCTGGATCGGCAGCAGGTGGAGTTGGTGACCCTCGTTCCAAAGCCGGGTGCCAGCGGCCAGGCATCCATTCAAAAGCACTGGCAGGATAAAGCCTATGCGGTCCTGCCGTTGACCGTCACCCGCGCCGGACAGATCGAACCCTACGCATCGGATGTGGACCTCGCCAGCTGCTCGGAATTGACCATTCTTCTGCATAGCCTTTCCTCGACGGAAATCCTTCAGGAGATCCTGCAGGACGGTGCCTGGCAACAGCCCGTGGGAACCAACGCCTGA
- a CDS encoding ATP-binding protein, producing the protein MNRTSLTFRLNATILGIVLVMTSMMVLASSYYLYQRTIQDLRADAEQTASLAQLSLVDRLWDFDSDGVNDIARSLLLDETFAVVSIRDKSGHIQLKLQGKGFEHANLDRFSDDDFFRVSRQISKGTDEIGQLDVLVSTHIAHQRILGNTMTILIASIILSIILTGSISLAADRLIKRPIFKLRKETDEVINGNLLSPIDLSRDDELGALARDFAHMRDSVREKIGIIEQQNYSLEQKVQDRTAQLEQKTKELTAVFKSLQEGIVTFSRTQKLDPQPSPYLLEIFGIPSVEGRSLGDLLFATQKSDATAQCLSALDAILGSSDLNFDFNRFLLPRDHVITVNGRTRVLDLSWSPVISDAGTVEKMVLCVRDITEIQAVRALARSNQETVRCLQELMSCEASTYNLFFDALPGRISNIRELILLNSQESVRDAMRSLHTIKGNSRTFGFSALSDKTHEIEGLLKEELQGTPVLRDSQMFMKQLIRLQEIYQQYQDVRYKVLKIAQAEIKITFGDLIEEFLKELQGKDSPAARELSRRLKGVFGQQDLRMALESMGQSALPSIARDCLKPIPRLNVAGDNIYLQADRLTLLSDVFMHLFRNSMDHGIEAPMERDRLKKPAQGHIEITIHHDEDQLEIIYQDDGHGLDIARTSEVMRKQGMLPHGAQPSRQQLQNAIFADGFSTAERVTAVSGRGVGMSAVRSMIQHEGGSIHCEILGGEDLQDGTAALRWIIRLPLGIKKDALASVS; encoded by the coding sequence ATGAATCGGACGAGCCTGACATTCCGCTTGAACGCGACGATCCTCGGAATCGTTTTGGTGATGACGTCCATGATGGTTCTGGCCTCATCCTATTACCTCTATCAAAGAACCATCCAGGACCTGCGCGCCGACGCGGAGCAGACGGCGAGTCTGGCTCAATTGTCCCTGGTGGACAGGCTTTGGGATTTTGACAGCGATGGTGTGAACGATATCGCGCGTTCGCTTCTGCTCGATGAAACCTTCGCCGTGGTCAGCATCCGCGACAAGAGCGGCCATATCCAGCTGAAGCTCCAGGGAAAGGGCTTTGAACACGCGAATTTGGACCGATTCTCGGACGACGATTTCTTTCGCGTCTCCCGGCAGATCAGCAAAGGCACGGATGAGATTGGTCAGCTTGATGTTCTGGTGAGCACCCACATCGCCCATCAAAGAATCCTGGGCAACACCATGACCATTCTGATCGCCAGCATCATATTGAGCATCATCCTGACCGGTTCCATCTCGCTCGCTGCAGATCGCCTTATCAAACGGCCGATCTTCAAGCTGCGGAAGGAAACCGACGAGGTGATCAATGGTAACCTGCTCTCGCCCATAGACCTGTCGCGGGATGACGAGCTCGGAGCCCTGGCACGCGACTTCGCGCATATGCGTGATTCCGTGCGGGAAAAAATCGGCATCATCGAGCAGCAGAATTACAGCCTTGAACAGAAGGTGCAGGATCGGACCGCCCAGCTGGAGCAAAAAACCAAAGAGCTGACCGCCGTTTTCAAAAGTCTTCAGGAAGGCATCGTGACCTTTTCCCGGACGCAAAAGCTCGACCCGCAGCCGTCACCCTACCTTCTGGAAATCTTCGGTATTCCCAGCGTCGAAGGCCGCTCGCTGGGCGACCTCCTTTTCGCTACCCAAAAGTCCGATGCCACCGCCCAATGCCTTTCCGCATTGGATGCGATCCTTGGGTCCTCGGATCTGAATTTTGACTTCAATCGCTTTCTTTTGCCGCGCGATCATGTGATCACGGTCAACGGCCGCACCCGAGTCCTGGATCTCTCATGGTCGCCGGTGATCTCGGATGCCGGCACTGTGGAAAAGATGGTGCTCTGCGTTCGGGATATCACGGAAATTCAAGCCGTGCGCGCCCTGGCCCGCAGTAACCAGGAGACCGTGCGCTGCCTGCAGGAACTGATGAGCTGCGAAGCCAGCACCTATAATCTTTTCTTCGATGCCTTGCCTGGCCGTATCAGCAATATCCGCGAACTCATCCTTCTGAACAGCCAGGAGTCGGTACGGGATGCCATGCGCAGCCTGCACACCATCAAGGGCAATTCCCGGACCTTTGGCTTCTCGGCCCTGTCGGACAAGACGCACGAGATCGAAGGGCTTTTGAAGGAAGAACTTCAGGGCACTCCGGTGCTGCGCGATTCGCAAATGTTCATGAAGCAGCTCATTCGCCTTCAGGAGATCTACCAGCAGTATCAGGATGTGCGGTACAAGGTTCTGAAAATAGCCCAGGCCGAAATCAAGATCACCTTCGGCGATCTGATCGAGGAATTCCTGAAAGAACTCCAGGGCAAAGACAGCCCGGCCGCGCGGGAACTCAGCCGCCGCCTGAAAGGTGTATTCGGTCAGCAGGATCTTCGCATGGCTCTGGAAAGCATGGGCCAGTCGGCTCTGCCTTCGATCGCCCGGGATTGCCTGAAACCCATACCCAGGCTGAACGTCGCCGGCGATAACATCTACCTGCAGGCGGATCGTCTCACGCTCCTGAGCGATGTGTTCATGCACCTTTTCCGCAACAGCATGGATCACGGCATCGAAGCCCCGATGGAACGGGATCGGCTGAAAAAGCCGGCGCAGGGGCACATCGAGATCACGATCCATCACGACGAGGATCAACTTGAAATCATCTATCAGGATGATGGCCATGGACTCGACATTGCCCGGACTTCGGAAGTCATGCGAAAGCAGGGCATGCTGCCTCATGGTGCTCAGCCCTCGCGTCAGCAGCTGCAGAACGCGATCTTTGCCGATGGCTTTTCCACGGCGGAACGGGTCACCGCTGTTTCAGGGCGCGGCGTCGGCATGAGTGCCGTGCGCAGCATGATCCAGCATGAAGGTGGCTCCATCCACTGTGAGATTCTCGGTGGGGAAGACCTGCAGGACGGAACCGCGGCCCTGCGTTGGATCATACGCCTGCCGCTGGGAATCAAAAAGGATGCCTTGGCATCCGTATCATGA
- a CDS encoding transporter substrate-binding domain-containing protein, translating into MRFHTLLFLALSSGPLPAAPAQVVRWCLDDKPSFYFYNKAGTEQSTHPGFVFDLIAHLKSKSSLDIKVMRRPQTACTVLLEKGEVDAVGLLSHNAEREKIGLFPMKNGEPDGDRAVIRTSYFLYTTKDKSLPWDGNLSSLKGKRLGAIDGYSIVSDLIHAGVKVETFKSLDGMISRLQKNDIDAVAVNNDMINRISDRILLHKYEPPLKTKDYFIQFSKHFQEKYPALPDLIWKEAARYLKSAEGMAAISKYEKLENFP; encoded by the coding sequence ATGCGTTTCCACACTCTCCTATTCCTAGCCCTTTCCAGCGGCCCGCTCCCAGCCGCCCCGGCCCAGGTGGTCCGTTGGTGTCTGGACGATAAGCCATCATTCTACTTCTATAACAAAGCAGGAACCGAGCAATCCACCCATCCGGGCTTTGTGTTCGATCTCATAGCTCACCTCAAATCCAAAAGCAGCCTCGATATCAAAGTGATGAGACGCCCGCAAACCGCCTGCACCGTCCTGCTTGAAAAGGGCGAGGTCGACGCTGTGGGCCTTTTGAGTCACAACGCCGAGCGGGAGAAAATCGGTCTTTTTCCCATGAAAAATGGTGAACCGGATGGCGACCGGGCGGTTATTCGGACCAGCTATTTCCTTTATACGACCAAAGACAAAAGCCTGCCGTGGGATGGCAACCTGAGCAGTCTCAAAGGCAAAAGACTGGGCGCGATTGATGGGTATTCGATCGTGAGCGACCTGATTCACGCCGGGGTGAAGGTTGAGACCTTCAAATCCCTGGATGGAATGATCAGCCGACTTCAGAAAAACGACATTGACGCCGTCGCCGTGAATAACGACATGATCAATCGCATCAGCGACCGGATCCTCCTTCACAAATACGAGCCGCCGCTCAAGACCAAGGACTACTTCATTCAATTCTCCAAACACTTCCAGGAAAAATATCCCGCCCTCCCCGATCTGATCTGGAAAGAGGCCGCCCGCTATCTGAAGTCAGCGGAGGGCATGGCGGCCATCAGTAAATACGAGAAACTGGAGAACTTTCCATGA